From a region of the Zingiber officinale cultivar Zhangliang chromosome 4B, Zo_v1.1, whole genome shotgun sequence genome:
- the LOC121976874 gene encoding uncharacterized protein LOC121976874, translating into MEKDSSFSRGSEMSLLEQFEGILEGDKLIDEIGFLGPSQFASLDQDLSEIINWQSPLMCYLICTLLLACIYENSDHLLEDEILKHTKALLILSCNFSSAWNDRWIHDSRDQYTKERLDSVIDQYTKRLDSVTTVLF; encoded by the exons atggaaaaggattcaagttTCTCACGAGGAAGTGAAATGTCTCTACTGGAGCAATTTGAAGGTATATTGGAAGGAGATAAACTCAT TGATGAAATAGGTTTCTTGGGCCCATCTCAGTTTGCTTCACTAGATCAGGATTTAAGTG AAATAATAAATTGGCAATCTCCACTGATGTGCTATCTCATTTGTACATTGCTGCTCGCATGCATATAT GAAAACTCTGATCACCTTCTTGAAGATGAAATTCTAAAACACACGAAGGCCTTACTGATTTTAAGCTGCAACTTCAGCAGTGCTTGGAATGACAG GTGGATACATGACAGTCGAGATCAGTACACTAAGGAGCGTTTGGATTCAGTAATTGATCAGTACACTAAGCGTCTGGATTCAGTAACTACTGTACTATTTTga